Proteins encoded by one window of Halobaculum halobium:
- a CDS encoding M20 family metallopeptidase: protein MSDHDAAAGADRDERPPGLRALTRELVSIPSHDDATAAGDAIESWLRAETDDTVERDEHGNVFARTGDPEAPTVALVGHHDVVPPAESQTTVGDDGEERFVLEERDGRLYGRGSADMKGAVAAAMCAFRDADPDGVELCLASFVGEELGGVGARAAIEDGFAPEFAVVGEGSTDYSGAGVTDVVVAHKGRRASTLVAAGESTHASIPEEGVNAVYRACDAVDVVRELDFPETTVMGEPVRGSVAVTEIDGGSAWNVVPDRCEVTIDERTVPGERAPLERAESIAGVEWRVEQDLPPMACSDDDFADAVLAAARDAQSGTPEHVVKPHATDAGWLADAGTACVICGAAESGEAHTDTESVSWAVLDRCYRIYRGVADGADAFA, encoded by the coding sequence ATGAGCGACCACGACGCCGCCGCTGGCGCCGACCGCGACGAGCGACCGCCGGGGCTCCGCGCCCTCACGCGAGAACTGGTGTCGATCCCGAGCCACGACGACGCGACCGCCGCCGGCGACGCCATCGAGTCGTGGCTGCGCGCGGAGACTGACGACACCGTCGAGCGCGACGAGCACGGCAACGTCTTCGCCCGCACGGGCGACCCCGAGGCGCCGACGGTCGCGCTCGTCGGCCACCACGACGTGGTGCCGCCGGCGGAGTCCCAGACGACCGTCGGCGACGACGGCGAGGAGCGGTTCGTGCTCGAGGAGCGCGACGGCCGGCTGTACGGCCGCGGGAGCGCCGATATGAAAGGCGCCGTCGCCGCCGCGATGTGCGCCTTCCGCGACGCCGACCCCGACGGGGTGGAACTGTGCCTCGCCTCGTTCGTCGGAGAAGAACTGGGCGGCGTCGGCGCCCGCGCGGCCATCGAGGACGGCTTCGCCCCCGAGTTCGCCGTCGTCGGCGAGGGCTCGACGGACTACTCTGGCGCGGGCGTCACGGACGTGGTCGTCGCGCACAAGGGCCGGCGCGCGAGCACGCTCGTCGCCGCCGGCGAGAGCACACACGCGAGCATCCCCGAGGAGGGCGTCAACGCCGTCTACCGCGCCTGCGACGCCGTCGACGTGGTCCGCGAACTGGACTTCCCCGAGACCACGGTCATGGGCGAGCCGGTACGGGGCAGCGTCGCGGTCACCGAGATCGACGGCGGGAGCGCGTGGAACGTGGTGCCGGACCGCTGTGAGGTGACGATCGACGAGCGGACCGTGCCCGGCGAGCGCGCCCCGCTCGAACGCGCCGAATCGATCGCGGGCGTCGAGTGGCGCGTCGAACAGGATCTCCCGCCGATGGCCTGCTCGGACGACGACTTCGCCGACGCCGTGCTCGCGGCCGCCCGCGACGCCCAGTCGGGAACGCCCGAGCACGTGGTGAAACCGCACGCGACCGACGCCGGGTGGCTCGCGGACGCGGGGACCGCCTGCGTGATCTGCGGCGCCGCCGAGTCCGGGGAGGCACACACCGACACCGAGAGCGTCTCGTGGGCGGTGCTCGACCGCTGCTATCGGATCTACCGCGGCGTCGCGGACGGCGCGGACGCGTTCGCGTGA
- a CDS encoding PINc/VapC family ATPase: MNVVPDTSAVIDGRVSERVADGDYHGATVYVPEAVVGELEAQANAGYDTGWDGLAELQRIAELADEGAITAEFVGRRPTVAEQEGAGEGDIDALIRELAVEHDAVLLTSDFVQAETGKATGLDVQYVEPVPRGVTQDDGLDIERFFTEDTMSVHLKTGTHPKAKRGDITDLRYVHIDEVDGPSDEEQMAAWADEIEATARASNQGFIELSEPGMTIVQYRNYRIAVARPPFADAIEITAVRPIAKTTLDDYEFADELRDRFTERQRGVLIAGAPGAGKSTFAQAVAEFLNDSDYAVKTMEKPRDLQVSEEITQYTALGGDMANTADSLLLVRPDYTIYDEVRKTHDFEVFADMRLAGVGMVGVTHATRAIDALQRLVGRVELGMIPQVVDTVVFIEAGAVDTVYDVTTQVKVPEGLTAEDLSRPVIQVVDFETGTPEYEIYTFNNQVVTVPLDGADGGGGETGVGRIAKQEIEREIRSVARGHVDVELKGQNDAVVYVEEDDISYVIGKGGGRITDIENRLGIDIDVRTHADRPGGAGGDDAGAAGAGAPGSTPKPQGEVVQPEITSRHVVIRMDEHVGETVEVRADDEYLFTATVGRGGDIQVSRGSAIAEELEDAIDRKQAITVVPA; this comes from the coding sequence ATGAACGTCGTGCCGGACACGAGCGCGGTCATCGACGGCCGCGTGTCGGAGCGCGTCGCGGACGGGGACTACCACGGGGCGACTGTCTACGTCCCGGAGGCCGTGGTCGGCGAACTGGAAGCGCAGGCCAACGCCGGCTACGACACCGGCTGGGACGGGCTCGCCGAACTCCAGCGGATCGCCGAACTCGCCGACGAGGGGGCCATCACCGCCGAGTTCGTCGGTCGCCGCCCCACCGTCGCCGAGCAGGAGGGCGCCGGGGAGGGCGACATCGACGCCCTGATCCGCGAGTTGGCGGTCGAACACGACGCCGTGTTGCTCACTTCCGACTTCGTGCAGGCGGAGACGGGGAAGGCGACCGGCCTCGACGTGCAGTACGTCGAGCCGGTCCCCCGCGGCGTCACCCAGGACGACGGGCTCGACATCGAGCGCTTCTTCACCGAGGACACGATGTCGGTTCACCTCAAGACCGGCACCCACCCGAAGGCCAAGCGCGGCGACATCACCGACCTCCGCTACGTCCACATCGACGAGGTCGACGGGCCCAGCGACGAGGAGCAGATGGCCGCGTGGGCCGACGAGATCGAGGCGACCGCGCGGGCGTCGAACCAGGGATTCATCGAGCTGTCTGAGCCGGGAATGACGATCGTCCAGTACCGCAACTACCGGATCGCGGTCGCGCGCCCGCCGTTCGCGGACGCCATCGAGATCACGGCGGTCCGGCCGATCGCGAAGACGACGCTCGACGACTACGAGTTCGCCGACGAACTGCGCGATCGCTTCACCGAGCGCCAGCGCGGCGTGCTCATCGCCGGCGCGCCCGGCGCCGGGAAGTCGACGTTCGCGCAGGCGGTCGCGGAGTTCCTCAACGACAGCGACTACGCGGTGAAGACGATGGAGAAGCCGCGCGACCTACAGGTGAGCGAGGAGATCACCCAGTACACCGCGCTCGGCGGCGACATGGCGAACACGGCGGACTCGCTGCTGCTCGTCCGCCCGGACTACACCATCTACGACGAGGTGCGCAAGACCCACGACTTCGAGGTGTTCGCGGACATGCGCCTCGCGGGCGTCGGGATGGTCGGCGTCACCCACGCGACGCGCGCCATCGACGCGCTCCAGCGGCTCGTCGGCCGCGTTGAACTCGGGATGATCCCGCAGGTCGTCGACACCGTCGTGTTCATCGAGGCCGGCGCGGTCGACACCGTCTACGACGTGACGACGCAGGTGAAGGTTCCCGAGGGCCTCACCGCCGAGGACCTCTCGCGGCCGGTGATCCAAGTTGTCGACTTCGAAACCGGCACGCCGGAGTACGAGATCTACACGTTCAACAACCAGGTCGTCACGGTACCGCTCGACGGCGCCGACGGCGGGGGCGGCGAGACCGGCGTCGGCCGCATCGCCAAACAGGAGATCGAACGCGAGATCCGATCGGTCGCCCGCGGCCACGTCGACGTGGAGCTCAAGGGCCAGAACGACGCCGTCGTCTACGTCGAGGAAGACGACATCAGCTACGTGATCGGCAAGGGCGGCGGCCGGATCACCGACATCGAGAACCGACTCGGCATCGACATCGACGTGCGCACCCACGCCGATCGTCCCGGGGGCGCGGGCGGCGACGACGCCGGAGCTGCGGGTGCGGGCGCCCCCGGCTCGACGCCGAAGCCACAGGGGGAGGTCGTCCAACCGGAGATCACGAGTCGCCACGTCGTGATCCGGATGGACGAGCACGTCGGCGAGACCGTCGAGGTCCGCGCGGACGACGAGTACCTGTTCACCGCGACCGTCGGTCGCGGCGGCGACATCCAGGTCTCGCGGGGGAGCGCCATCGCCGAGGAACTGGAGGACGCCATCGACCGCAAGCAGGCGATCACCGTCGTCCCCGCCTGA
- a CDS encoding MarR family transcriptional regulator — translation MAGTDEESLDDLPPSAKLVFKVLEYNGPLTQKGIVEESMLSARTVRYALERLENIGIVDEDVYFADARQNLYRLDAPQKAEADGGREACCAE, via the coding sequence ATGGCCGGAACCGACGAGGAGTCCCTCGATGATCTCCCTCCCAGCGCGAAGCTCGTGTTCAAAGTACTCGAGTACAACGGACCGTTGACACAGAAAGGCATCGTCGAGGAGTCGATGCTGTCTGCGCGGACCGTCCGCTACGCACTCGAACGGCTCGAAAACATCGGGATCGTCGACGAGGACGTCTACTTCGCCGACGCTCGACAGAACCTCTACCGACTCGACGCCCCCCAGAAGGCTGAGGCCGACGGCGGTCGCGAAGCCTGCTGCGCGGAGTAA
- a CDS encoding ribosome biogenesis/translation initiation ATPase RLI, with protein sequence MADDSIAVVDLDRCSPDRCNYECANFCPPNRTGKDCIVERGDHYAEDEPYDGGPDQVWISEEICLGETCGICVEKCPFDAIEIINLPSELENDPVHRYGDNAFGLYGLPVPEAGNVTGILGPNGIGKSTAVKMLSGELVPNLGAHAEEANWDAVLERFKGTELQNYIERVIDGEVTVARKPQYVDQIPKQFDGNTRELLERTDERGVLDSLVERLSIGPVMDQDIDSISGGELQRVALAATLARDADFYFLDEITPYLDIGQRMTAARLIRELADDGDRSMMVVEHDLAILDLLADTLHVTYGEPGAYGVVTDPKSTRNGINEYLKGYLDNENMRIRPDSITFDQHAPREITRSQVLFEYPDLAKSYGDGEFSLEIDGGAVHESEVLGIVGPNGIGKSTMAKLFAGQLEPDEGALDVDLDIAYKPQYIEIDQPIRVDAFLSSIADDFGSSYWDTEIARPLQLNPIMEQNLTDLSGGERQRVAIAACLSEDADLYLLDEPSAHLDVEQRVQATTAIRRYAENHDATVMVIDHDIYMIDLLADRLMVFDGEPAVKGHATQPQEMRSGMNEFLGDLDITFRRDERTGRPRINKPGSQLDRQQKRDGEYYYSG encoded by the coding sequence ATGGCCGACGACAGCATCGCGGTCGTCGACCTCGATCGGTGCTCGCCCGACCGGTGTAACTACGAGTGCGCGAACTTCTGTCCGCCCAACCGCACCGGGAAGGACTGCATCGTCGAGCGCGGCGACCACTACGCGGAGGACGAACCGTACGATGGCGGTCCCGACCAGGTGTGGATATCCGAGGAGATCTGCCTGGGCGAGACGTGCGGCATCTGCGTCGAGAAGTGTCCCTTCGACGCCATCGAGATCATCAACCTCCCCTCCGAACTTGAGAACGATCCGGTCCACCGCTATGGCGACAACGCGTTCGGGCTGTACGGGCTGCCGGTGCCCGAGGCCGGCAACGTGACGGGGATCCTCGGTCCCAACGGGATCGGGAAGTCGACGGCGGTGAAGATGCTCTCGGGCGAGCTTGTCCCGAATCTCGGCGCCCATGCCGAGGAGGCGAACTGGGACGCGGTCCTGGAGCGGTTCAAGGGGACGGAGCTGCAGAACTACATCGAGCGCGTCATCGACGGCGAGGTCACCGTGGCACGCAAGCCGCAGTACGTCGATCAGATCCCCAAGCAGTTCGACGGCAACACCCGCGAGTTGCTGGAGCGCACCGACGAGCGCGGCGTGCTCGACTCGCTCGTGGAGCGGCTCTCGATCGGGCCGGTGATGGACCAGGACATCGACTCCATCTCCGGCGGGGAGCTCCAGCGCGTCGCGCTGGCGGCGACGCTCGCGCGCGACGCGGACTTCTACTTCCTCGACGAGATCACGCCGTATCTGGACATCGGCCAGCGGATGACCGCCGCGCGGCTCATCCGCGAACTCGCCGACGACGGCGACCGCTCGATGATGGTCGTCGAGCACGACCTCGCGATCTTAGACCTGCTGGCGGACACGCTCCACGTCACCTACGGCGAGCCGGGTGCGTACGGTGTCGTCACCGACCCCAAGTCCACCCGCAACGGCATCAACGAGTACCTGAAGGGGTATCTCGACAACGAGAACATGCGGATCCGACCGGACTCGATCACCTTCGATCAACACGCGCCCCGCGAGATCACGCGCTCGCAGGTGCTGTTCGAGTACCCCGACCTCGCAAAGTCGTACGGCGACGGGGAGTTCTCGCTGGAGATCGACGGGGGCGCCGTCCACGAGTCGGAGGTGCTGGGCATCGTCGGCCCGAACGGGATCGGGAAGTCGACGATGGCGAAGCTGTTCGCCGGGCAGTTGGAGCCCGACGAGGGCGCCCTCGACGTCGACCTCGACATCGCCTACAAGCCGCAGTACATCGAGATCGACCAGCCGATTCGCGTCGACGCGTTCCTCTCGTCGATCGCCGACGACTTCGGCTCCTCCTACTGGGACACCGAGATCGCGCGCCCGCTCCAGCTCAATCCGATCATGGAGCAGAACCTCACCGACCTCTCTGGCGGGGAGCGCCAGCGCGTCGCCATCGCGGCGTGCCTCTCGGAGGACGCCGACCTCTACCTCCTTGACGAGCCGTCGGCCCACCTCGACGTGGAACAGCGCGTGCAGGCGACGACCGCTATCCGCCGGTACGCCGAGAACCACGACGCGACGGTAATGGTCATCGACCACGACATCTACATGATCGACCTACTCGCCGACCGGCTCATGGTGTTCGACGGCGAGCCGGCGGTGAAGGGACACGCGACCCAGCCACAGGAGATGCGCTCGGGGATGAACGAGTTCCTCGGCGACCTCGACATCACGTTCCGCCGCGACGAGCGGACGGGTCGCCCCCGGATCAACAAGCCCGGATCGCAACTCGACCGCCAGCAGAAGCGCGACGGCGAGTACTACTACTCCGGGTAG